The following coding sequences are from one Methanosarcina sp. WWM596 window:
- a CDS encoding prefoldin subunit beta, translated as MTAELPPQIQNQIAQLQQVQQQVQALTMQKSQIEAMQKESKMALDELERLADDAVIYRNVGELVIKTTKDESVSKLKDREETLSLRLQSISRQEERLTTRFKQLQEQIQQALGPKAQ; from the coding sequence ATGACTGCAGAATTACCTCCTCAAATCCAGAACCAGATAGCACAGCTTCAGCAGGTACAGCAGCAGGTTCAAGCTCTGACCATGCAGAAATCTCAAATTGAAGCTATGCAGAAAGAGTCTAAAATGGCTCTTGACGAATTAGAAAGACTGGCTGACGACGCGGTGATTTACCGTAATGTCGGAGAACTGGTAATAAAAACGACCAAAGATGAATCCGTTTCAAAACTTAAAGACAGGGAAGAAACCCTCTCACTCAGGCTTCAGTCTATTTCCAGGCAGGAAGAAAGGCTCACTACCCGCTTCAAACAGCTTCAGGAACAGATCCAGCAGGCGCTTGGGCCCAAAGCACAATAA
- a CDS encoding ACT domain-containing protein encodes MEDKVIKQISLFAENKPGRLASVANKLKSAGINIRAFTIAESGDFGIIRMVVDRSDYAHSVLHDAGFTVSETSVLGIEMEDVPGSMSRIAEVFGEASINLDYAYAFVTREQKALLIVRVNEIEKAIKKLEENNIKLIGMKELEKI; translated from the coding sequence ATGGAAGACAAAGTTATAAAACAAATTTCCCTTTTTGCGGAAAACAAACCTGGTAGACTTGCAAGTGTAGCAAATAAATTGAAAAGCGCCGGCATAAATATCAGGGCGTTTACAATTGCCGAATCTGGAGACTTCGGAATCATTCGCATGGTTGTGGACAGGTCAGACTATGCTCACAGTGTACTCCATGATGCTGGGTTCACGGTTTCAGAAACCAGCGTTCTGGGAATCGAAATGGAAGACGTCCCCGGAAGCATGTCCCGGATTGCGGAAGTTTTCGGAGAAGCCAGTATCAACCTTGATTATGCCTATGCTTTTGTCACCCGGGAACAGAAAGCCCTTCTTATAGTCCGGGTAAACGAGATAGAAAAGGCGATAAAAAAGCTGGAAGAGAACAATATAAAGCTAATCGGCATGAAAGAACTTGAAAAGATCTGA
- the ilvC gene encoding ketol-acid reductoisomerase: MATIIYDDETTFDALKDKTIAVMGYGSQGHAHARNLHESGLNVVVGLRKSSSSWAKAESDGLKVMTVEDAAKAADVIMILLPDEKQSSVYYSQIEPNLKAGNALVFAHGFNIHYNQIVPPKDVDVFMVAPKGPGHIVRRTYTEGIGVPGLIAVYQDATGTARDLALSYAKGIGATRAGVYETTFREETETDLFGEQVDLCGGLSALIKTAFEVLVEAGYQPEMAYFETCHEVKLIVDLIYEGGLERMWHSVSNTAEYGGMTVGPRVINEESREAMYEALERIQNGEFAKEFVLEGMVNHPVLKAMERQENEHPLEIVGKEIRANIPWLNKKIDDD; encoded by the coding sequence ATGGCAACGATAATTTATGATGACGAAACCACTTTTGATGCACTTAAAGATAAAACAATCGCAGTAATGGGCTACGGAAGCCAGGGCCACGCGCATGCCAGAAATCTGCATGAGTCCGGGCTCAATGTTGTGGTTGGGCTCAGGAAAAGCAGTTCCAGCTGGGCAAAAGCCGAGTCCGACGGCCTGAAGGTTATGACTGTTGAAGACGCTGCAAAAGCTGCAGACGTTATCATGATCCTCCTCCCGGATGAGAAGCAATCATCTGTTTACTATTCTCAGATTGAGCCTAACCTGAAAGCCGGCAATGCCCTTGTTTTTGCCCACGGGTTCAATATCCACTACAACCAGATAGTGCCTCCAAAAGATGTGGACGTCTTCATGGTCGCTCCCAAAGGTCCTGGACACATTGTCAGGAGAACCTATACAGAAGGCATCGGGGTGCCGGGCCTGATTGCTGTCTATCAGGACGCAACCGGAACAGCAAGGGACCTTGCTCTCTCTTATGCCAAGGGTATCGGTGCAACCAGGGCAGGAGTTTACGAGACCACTTTCCGTGAAGAAACCGAAACAGACCTTTTCGGAGAACAGGTCGACCTCTGCGGAGGGCTTTCCGCGCTTATCAAGACAGCTTTTGAGGTGCTTGTGGAAGCCGGGTACCAGCCTGAAATGGCGTACTTCGAAACCTGCCATGAAGTCAAGCTCATTGTGGACCTGATTTACGAAGGTGGTCTTGAGAGAATGTGGCACTCCGTCTCCAACACCGCAGAATACGGCGGTATGACTGTGGGCCCGAGGGTCATCAATGAAGAATCCCGTGAAGCCATGTACGAGGCTCTTGAGAGAATCCAGAATGGCGAGTTTGCAAAGGAATTCGTCCTTGAAGGCATGGTTAACCACCCCGTACTCAAAGCCATGGAACGCCAGGAAAATGAACACCCGCTTGAGATTGTCGGCAAGGAAATCCGGGCAAACATCCCCTGGCTCAACAAGAAGATTGATGACGACTGA
- a CDS encoding (R)-citramalate synthase gives MVLFENIRFLDTTLRDGEQTPGVALTREKKLLIARALDEMKVSVIEAGSAITSEGERKAIKAVANEGLTAEICSYCRIVKMDVDHALECDVDSIHLVAPVSDLHIRTKLKKDRDAVRQIAAEVTEYAKDHGLIVELSGEDASRADFEFLKAIYADGIDAGADRLCFCDTVGLLVPEKTTEIFRDLSSSLKVPISIHCHNDFGLATANTVAALAAGAQQAHVTINGLGERAGNAALEEVVMNLEWLYKYDTGIKHEQIYRISRLVSRLTGIPVSPNKALVGGNAFTHEAGIHVHGLLADKATYEPMSPEYIGRQRQIVLGKHAGRSSITLALKETGLEADEAQTEEIFNRVKQMGDNGKHITDADLQTIAETVLDIYKEPLVKLEEFTIVSGNRVTPTASIKLNVKDKNIIQAGIGNGPVDAVINAIRRAVSSCAEDIILEEYHVDSITGGTDALVEVRVKLSKNGKVITASGARTDIIMASVEAVMNGMNRLIRVE, from the coding sequence ATTGTATTATTCGAAAATATCCGCTTCCTGGATACTACTTTGAGAGACGGTGAACAAACACCTGGCGTAGCCCTGACCCGAGAGAAGAAACTCTTAATTGCCCGGGCCCTTGATGAGATGAAAGTCTCTGTAATCGAGGCTGGCTCTGCAATTACTTCCGAAGGTGAAAGGAAAGCCATTAAGGCTGTAGCGAACGAAGGGCTTACTGCCGAAATCTGCAGCTACTGCAGAATTGTAAAAATGGATGTTGACCATGCTCTTGAATGCGATGTCGATTCAATCCACCTTGTAGCTCCGGTTTCGGACCTGCACATCAGGACGAAACTCAAAAAGGACCGGGATGCAGTAAGGCAGATCGCAGCTGAAGTCACAGAGTATGCTAAAGACCACGGCCTGATTGTGGAACTGAGTGGAGAAGATGCCTCGCGTGCAGACTTTGAGTTCTTAAAAGCCATTTATGCTGACGGAATAGACGCCGGAGCTGACAGGTTGTGCTTCTGTGATACTGTAGGGCTTCTGGTGCCTGAAAAGACCACCGAAATTTTCCGGGACCTGTCTTCCTCCTTAAAAGTCCCGATAAGCATTCATTGCCACAATGACTTTGGTTTAGCAACTGCAAACACGGTTGCTGCGCTTGCGGCAGGAGCACAGCAGGCACATGTGACAATTAATGGTTTAGGGGAAAGAGCTGGAAATGCTGCTCTTGAAGAAGTTGTAATGAACCTGGAGTGGCTCTATAAATATGATACCGGTATCAAGCATGAGCAGATATATCGAATTTCGAGGCTTGTAAGTCGGCTTACTGGAATTCCCGTGTCCCCTAACAAAGCTCTTGTAGGGGGAAATGCTTTCACTCACGAAGCAGGAATTCATGTGCACGGGCTTCTGGCTGACAAGGCAACTTATGAGCCGATGAGTCCCGAATATATCGGACGGCAGCGCCAGATCGTACTTGGTAAACATGCAGGACGGAGCTCTATTACTCTTGCCCTAAAGGAAACGGGGCTTGAGGCTGATGAGGCTCAGACTGAAGAAATCTTCAACAGAGTTAAGCAGATGGGCGACAATGGGAAACATATAACCGATGCTGACCTGCAGACCATTGCAGAAACCGTGCTTGATATCTACAAGGAACCTCTGGTAAAATTAGAAGAGTTCACCATTGTATCCGGAAACCGGGTAACTCCAACCGCTTCTATAAAGCTCAATGTAAAAGACAAAAATATCATCCAGGCTGGAATCGGAAATGGACCTGTGGATGCTGTGATCAATGCTATCCGAAGAGCTGTAAGTTCCTGTGCCGAAGACATTATTCTTGAAGAGTACCATGTAGACTCAATTACCGGCGGAACTGACGCCCTTGTAGAGGTAAGGGTAAAACTCTCCAAGAACGGAAAGGTAATTACCGCAAGCGGAGCAAGAACGGACATTATAATGGCCTCTGTAGAAGCCGTAATGAACGGGATGAATCGCCTTATTCGGGTAGAGTAA
- a CDS encoding phenylacetate--CoA ligase family protein: MPEYWDPEIETMPVEDLKKLQEEKLKKLVHYVYENSPFYRKRFDEHGVRPEDIRTLEDIRKLPFTFKQDLRDTYPTGMFCVPNSKLARFHASSGTTGKPTVVGYTHKDIDDWAESLARALTSVGVGKDDILQVSYGYGLFTGGLGAHYGSEKVGATVLPTSSGNTERQLELMKDLGTTAIACTPSYFLYMIEVARKEGINIRDDTKLTKGFFGAEPWSEELKKRIENESGIKAYDIYGTSELSGPLFTECEEQCGIHIWGDLFLVEILDPETGEPVPDGETGELVITTLAKEANPLIRYKIKDLTRKMSEPCKCGRTHPRITRISGRSDDMIIVRGINVFPGQVESVLMNIPEVGNHFMIIVDRIGPLDSMTVQIEMHESAFSDKMSDMMALKKKITSALKSVLNLAVNVELVEHGFLPRSEGKSKKVIDKRKI, from the coding sequence ATGCCAGAATACTGGGATCCTGAAATCGAAACAATGCCTGTAGAGGACTTGAAAAAATTACAGGAAGAAAAACTGAAAAAACTCGTACATTATGTGTATGAGAACTCTCCTTTTTACAGAAAAAGGTTTGACGAACACGGCGTTCGCCCGGAAGACATCCGGACTCTTGAAGATATCAGAAAGTTGCCTTTTACTTTTAAGCAGGATCTCAGAGATACATACCCTACCGGAATGTTTTGCGTCCCGAACTCAAAGCTCGCCCGATTCCATGCTTCTTCGGGCACCACGGGCAAACCAACGGTAGTCGGGTATACCCACAAGGACATTGATGATTGGGCAGAATCCCTGGCCAGGGCTTTAACATCCGTAGGGGTGGGAAAAGATGATATCCTCCAGGTAAGCTACGGGTACGGACTTTTTACAGGTGGGCTCGGTGCCCACTATGGAAGTGAAAAAGTAGGAGCAACCGTACTCCCCACAAGTTCGGGAAACACCGAACGCCAGCTTGAACTCATGAAAGACCTTGGCACGACAGCTATAGCCTGCACTCCCTCTTACTTTCTATACATGATTGAAGTCGCAAGGAAAGAAGGCATCAATATCAGGGACGACACAAAATTAACGAAGGGATTTTTCGGGGCTGAACCCTGGTCTGAAGAACTCAAGAAACGAATAGAAAATGAGTCAGGGATTAAAGCCTATGATATCTATGGGACTTCGGAACTCAGCGGCCCCCTCTTTACAGAATGTGAGGAGCAGTGCGGCATCCATATATGGGGAGACCTCTTCCTGGTAGAGATTCTGGATCCCGAAACCGGAGAACCTGTGCCTGATGGGGAGACAGGAGAACTTGTAATCACCACCCTTGCAAAAGAAGCAAATCCCCTTATCCGCTACAAGATCAAGGACCTTACCAGAAAAATGTCGGAGCCCTGCAAATGCGGCAGGACCCATCCAAGGATCACACGTATCAGCGGGCGCTCGGATGACATGATCATCGTGCGTGGCATAAATGTCTTCCCCGGACAGGTCGAGTCGGTTTTGATGAACATCCCTGAAGTCGGGAACCATTTCATGATCATCGTGGACAGGATCGGACCTCTGGACTCAATGACGGTCCAGATCGAAATGCATGAGTCTGCCTTCAGCGACAAGATGTCGGACATGATGGCACTCAAAAAGAAAATCACAAGTGCTTTAAAGAGCGTGCTAAACCTTGCGGTAAATGTAGAGCTTGTGGAACACGGTTTTCTGCCGCGTTCGGAAGGAAAATCAAAGAAAGTCATCGATAAGCGAAAGATCTGA
- a CDS encoding GNAT family N-acetyltransferase has protein sequence MEIIIESEGGFYIICRKVKVEDEEQWNNVVKESLNGTFYHTWEWKEVIEKGLNSEALSVVVKDEEENKLIGIFPFFIRNLFEDYRINKYFPSISKNFQIGCSPHHKLYSFGGPCVLSSDTNSEEIYELMFDFIDSYSKNKKSFTDHLIYPYHNCLDSALIQNGYTKTGIKKTAIVNIDKDPTEIFKGFKKQFSRDIKKASRKKIIIYESQNYEEDIDLYYNQFQKLLIDRIIERTKNCYRRVSYALVPYSYFEKLRDILFPKKMARLFFAEYNGVKVGALINFYYKDTIYLGHISVLRGEYNSLNANKLLIWHSIVDGRKNGFKNLDVAGLHPNESHGQYRFKMGFNGQVKEIGVYNKSYRYNGIKHAKAIVNELRKQLLMN, from the coding sequence GTGGAGATAATAATCGAATCTGAAGGAGGTTTTTATATCATTTGCAGGAAGGTAAAAGTCGAAGATGAAGAACAATGGAATAACGTTGTTAAAGAAAGTCTTAACGGGACCTTTTATCATACCTGGGAATGGAAAGAGGTTATAGAAAAAGGGTTAAACTCCGAAGCCTTGTCAGTAGTAGTCAAAGACGAGGAAGAAAATAAATTAATAGGGATATTTCCATTTTTTATAAGAAACCTTTTTGAAGATTACAGAATTAATAAATATTTTCCAAGTATTTCAAAGAACTTTCAAATAGGCTGTTCTCCTCATCATAAATTATATAGTTTTGGAGGTCCCTGTGTCCTCTCCAGTGATACCAATAGTGAAGAGATTTATGAGTTGATGTTTGATTTTATTGATTCGTATAGCAAAAACAAAAAAAGCTTTACTGATCATTTGATATATCCTTATCATAATTGTCTGGATTCGGCGCTAATTCAAAACGGATATACCAAGACAGGAATCAAAAAAACTGCTATAGTAAATATAGATAAGGATCCCACTGAGATATTCAAGGGGTTCAAAAAACAATTCAGTAGAGATATAAAAAAAGCTTCAAGAAAAAAGATCATTATATACGAAAGTCAGAACTATGAAGAAGATATAGACCTTTACTATAATCAATTCCAGAAACTATTAATTGACAGAATTATTGAAAGAACTAAAAATTGTTATAGAAGAGTATCATACGCCCTGGTGCCATATTCGTATTTTGAAAAACTCCGTGACATCCTTTTTCCGAAAAAAATGGCAAGATTATTCTTCGCAGAATACAATGGAGTAAAAGTTGGAGCATTAATAAACTTTTACTATAAAGACACGATATATCTGGGTCACATCTCGGTATTGAGGGGCGAATACAACAGTCTTAACGCTAATAAGCTCTTAATCTGGCACAGCATAGTTGATGGAAGGAAAAACGGCTTCAAAAATCTTGACGTAGCGGGCCTTCACCCTAATGAATCACATGGTCAATATCGGTTTAAAATGGGATTTAACGGTCAGGTCAAAGAGATTGGAGTATACAATAAGTCGTACAGATATAATGGGATTAAACATGCAAAAGCAATTGTTAATGAACTGAGGAAGCAATTGTTAATGAACTGA
- the ilvN gene encoding acetolactate synthase small subunit, with protein sequence MKHTLAILVENKAGVLSRVASLFSRRGYNIDSLAVGVTEDPDISRITIVVHGDDHVLEQVTKQLNKLIDVIKVSDIGGDDAVERELALIKVTADASTRAEIIQIANIFRARIVDVAPKSMTVEVTGDEDKIQAIEKLLRQFGIKELVRTGKIAIVRGSKKV encoded by the coding sequence ATGAAACACACGCTTGCAATCCTTGTGGAAAATAAGGCAGGTGTGCTCTCCAGAGTGGCTTCGCTGTTCTCAAGGCGCGGATACAATATCGACAGCCTGGCTGTGGGAGTTACCGAAGACCCTGATATTTCGAGAATCACCATTGTGGTTCATGGGGATGACCATGTGCTCGAACAGGTAACAAAACAGCTCAACAAGCTCATAGATGTTATTAAGGTCTCGGATATCGGAGGCGATGATGCGGTTGAGCGGGAACTTGCCCTTATTAAGGTCACAGCTGATGCGAGCACAAGGGCAGAAATTATCCAGATTGCAAATATCTTCAGAGCCCGGATAGTGGATGTTGCCCCGAAGTCCATGACTGTTGAGGTAACAGGGGACGAAGACAAGATCCAGGCAATCGAGAAACTTCTCCGCCAGTTCGGGATCAAGGAACTGGTCAGGACAGGCAAGATTGCAATTGTGCGTGGGTCAAAGAAGGTTTAA
- a CDS encoding nitroreductase produces the protein MPVTGESKVIDTILNRRSVREFTDKPISKDEINIILNAGRWAPSGLNNQPWRFIVVREKGTIMQLSECTHYTKVVVGAPLLIAVYLDTENSYSHTKDVQAIGAAIQNMLLACCELGLGAVWLGEILKQNEKVNSILECPSKFELMAVLAIGEPVPKERTSTRKALSELVFEDRYRQKWGE, from the coding sequence ATGCCAGTAACAGGAGAAAGCAAAGTCATTGATACCATTCTCAACAGAAGGAGTGTCCGGGAGTTTACGGACAAACCCATCAGCAAGGACGAAATTAACATAATCCTGAATGCAGGTCGTTGGGCTCCTTCCGGGTTGAATAACCAGCCCTGGCGCTTTATAGTTGTCCGGGAAAAGGGAACCATTATGCAGCTTTCGGAATGCACTCATTATACGAAAGTGGTTGTGGGCGCACCGCTTCTGATTGCTGTCTATCTGGATACGGAAAATTCTTATTCTCACACTAAAGACGTCCAGGCAATCGGTGCCGCCATCCAGAACATGCTTCTTGCCTGCTGTGAACTCGGCCTGGGCGCGGTCTGGCTGGGGGAGATATTAAAACAGAATGAGAAGGTCAATTCAATTCTTGAGTGCCCCTCAAAATTCGAACTCATGGCTGTGCTGGCTATCGGGGAGCCAGTCCCAAAAGAGAGAACTTCTACACGGAAAGCCCTTTCGGAACTTGTTTTTGAAGACAGATACAGGCAGAAATGGGGAGAATAA
- a CDS encoding bifunctional oligoribonuclease/PAP phosphatase NrnA — MQVDEAEFFNRLLDYRNILYLCHRNADPDAVSSAFALAEALGGTVGLVDGCNRVASVLIDRLEIEVVDKPDPANYGFVVVVDTSTKAQLNDIELTSYCVIDHHTTTALTENAEFYLHRNTTSTVEIVYDILKAMGAPINRRVGIGMLTGIVTDTGHFKHASVDTFRTVAKIIEASGVEYGEVLDLMAATPQDISMRIAILKAASRIELDRVGDMIIASSHVSSFGGSASSMLINIGADVAFVGTTKGESVRVSARAKRDAVNVGVNLGQLMEDISNEYNGTGGGHSGAAGIDIIADLEEVLHKCRDMTKKILENSLGATSTEISEDEIEVNEDE; from the coding sequence ATGCAAGTTGATGAAGCGGAGTTTTTTAACCGACTCCTTGACTATCGAAACATTTTGTATTTGTGTCACAGGAATGCAGATCCGGACGCTGTTAGCAGTGCCTTTGCCCTTGCTGAGGCACTGGGAGGTACAGTCGGGCTCGTAGACGGTTGCAACCGTGTGGCGTCGGTTTTGATCGATAGGCTCGAAATAGAGGTAGTGGATAAGCCAGACCCTGCGAATTACGGTTTTGTTGTCGTGGTTGACACTTCAACAAAAGCGCAGCTAAACGATATCGAGTTGACCAGTTACTGTGTAATTGATCACCATACAACCACTGCCCTTACCGAGAATGCAGAATTTTACCTGCACAGGAACACGACTTCAACTGTAGAGATAGTATATGATATTTTAAAAGCAATGGGAGCTCCGATTAACCGCAGGGTAGGAATCGGCATGCTCACAGGAATCGTAACGGATACCGGGCATTTCAAGCACGCATCTGTTGATACTTTCCGAACAGTGGCAAAAATCATTGAAGCTAGCGGAGTTGAGTACGGGGAAGTGCTTGACCTGATGGCTGCCACCCCTCAGGATATTTCAATGCGGATAGCTATCCTGAAAGCAGCAAGCAGGATTGAACTCGATAGGGTAGGAGATATGATTATAGCTTCTTCCCATGTGAGTTCTTTCGGAGGCTCAGCATCTTCCATGCTTATTAACATCGGAGCTGATGTGGCTTTTGTTGGCACTACCAAAGGAGAAAGTGTCAGGGTAAGTGCGAGAGCTAAACGTGATGCTGTAAATGTCGGGGTCAACCTTGGCCAGCTGATGGAAGATATCAGTAATGAATATAATGGTACAGGAGGCGGACATTCGGGAGCAGCTGGAATAGATATAATAGCCGATCTGGAAGAAGTACTGCATAAATGCAGGGACATGACAAAGAAAATCCTTGAGAATTCCCTTGGAGCAACCTCAACAGAGATTTCTGAGGATGAAATTGAAGTCAATGAAGATGAATAA
- a CDS encoding acetolactate synthase large subunit, translated as MTTGSTEKVNGAKALIKCLEKEGVDTLFGYPGGQIIPFYNELYDSDLRHILVRHEQAAAHAADGYARATGKTGVCVSTSGPGATNLVTGIATAYMDSVPIVALTGQVPRSLIGNDAFQEADITGITQPITKHNYLIQDPQEIPRIVKEAFHIASTGRPGPVLIDLPKDVQNIEIDLQYPDKVQLRGYKPTYKGNTQQIKRAAEEIANSCRPIIYAGGGVISSNASAELVELAETIMAPVTTTLMGISSIPTEHPLYVGMLGMHGCKYANYAVQESDLIIAVGARFDDRVTGKIESFAPNARIIHIDVDPAEISKNVIVHVPIVGDAKQVLKSLIKYIQRCNSAEWIEKINYWKKEYPLGYSQISPDVVMPQFVVKQISEACKDAIIVTEVGQHQMWAAQFFKYSTPRTFLTSGGLGTMGYGLPAAMGAKVGKPDKTVINIAGDGSFQMNSQELATLVQNDIPVVSVILNNGYLGMVRQWQELFYDRRYSCTCIKGSVDFVKLAEAYGALGLRAEKPSEVRPAIEEAVRSGRPAIVDVIVECEANVYPMVPAGAAINEIIDTEEH; from the coding sequence ATGACAACCGGGTCAACAGAAAAAGTTAACGGCGCAAAGGCTCTTATAAAGTGCCTCGAAAAGGAAGGGGTTGACACTCTCTTCGGATACCCCGGAGGGCAGATCATTCCTTTCTACAACGAACTCTATGATTCAGATCTGCGCCACATACTCGTACGCCACGAACAGGCAGCGGCTCATGCTGCGGACGGGTATGCCCGTGCTACTGGAAAGACCGGGGTATGTGTTTCTACTTCAGGCCCCGGAGCAACCAATCTGGTAACAGGTATTGCTACCGCATATATGGACTCAGTTCCAATTGTAGCCTTAACCGGCCAGGTACCAAGATCCCTTATCGGAAACGACGCCTTCCAGGAAGCAGATATTACAGGCATTACTCAGCCAATTACCAAGCACAATTATCTTATACAGGACCCACAGGAAATCCCGAGGATTGTGAAAGAAGCCTTCCACATAGCGTCCACCGGAAGGCCTGGCCCGGTATTGATTGACCTTCCAAAGGATGTACAGAATATAGAGATTGATTTACAATATCCTGACAAGGTACAGCTTAGAGGCTATAAGCCCACTTACAAAGGTAATACTCAGCAGATAAAACGAGCAGCTGAAGAAATTGCAAACTCCTGCAGGCCTATAATCTACGCAGGAGGGGGAGTAATAAGTTCGAACGCGAGTGCAGAACTCGTTGAGCTTGCTGAGACTATCATGGCTCCGGTTACCACCACTCTTATGGGGATAAGCTCTATTCCGACCGAACATCCCCTCTATGTAGGAATGCTGGGGATGCACGGGTGCAAATACGCTAACTATGCAGTTCAGGAGTCTGATCTTATCATTGCTGTGGGAGCAAGGTTTGATGACCGTGTGACCGGTAAAATCGAGTCTTTTGCTCCCAACGCCAGGATTATCCATATTGATGTTGATCCAGCCGAGATCTCCAAGAATGTAATAGTTCATGTCCCTATTGTCGGGGACGCAAAACAGGTACTCAAATCCCTGATTAAATATATCCAGCGCTGTAATTCCGCAGAATGGATTGAAAAGATAAACTATTGGAAGAAGGAATATCCTCTTGGCTACAGTCAGATTTCTCCAGATGTGGTAATGCCTCAGTTTGTTGTCAAGCAGATATCCGAAGCTTGTAAGGACGCAATCATAGTCACTGAAGTTGGGCAGCACCAGATGTGGGCAGCTCAGTTCTTCAAATACAGCACGCCTCGGACCTTCCTTACGTCAGGTGGGCTTGGCACAATGGGATACGGGCTCCCTGCAGCCATGGGGGCCAAGGTTGGAAAGCCGGATAAGACTGTTATCAATATCGCAGGGGATGGCTCTTTCCAGATGAACTCTCAGGAGCTCGCGACTCTGGTTCAGAACGATATTCCGGTTGTTTCCGTGATCCTGAATAACGGTTATCTGGGCATGGTCAGGCAGTGGCAGGAACTCTTCTATGACCGGAGGTATTCCTGTACCTGTATTAAGGGCAGTGTTGACTTCGTAAAGCTTGCCGAAGCCTACGGGGCTCTAGGGCTGCGCGCAGAAAAACCGTCTGAAGTCAGACCTGCAATCGAAGAAGCGGTCAGGTCCGGCAGGCCGGCTATTGTTGACGTGATTGTTGAATGTGAAGCAAATGTCTACCCTATGGTGCCGGCAGGAGCTGCTATTAACGAGATTATTGACACGGAGGAACACTGA
- a CDS encoding M42 family metallopeptidase — MEENMEKGGNLEEITSFLEKFTNAHGISGFEDDVRKLLEKELEPYVDSMREDTMGNLIAVKEGNGPSIMLAAHMDEIGLMVRYIDDNGFLRFVGIGGWFNQTLLNQRVVVHGKKGAISGVIGSKPPHVMKDEDRKKPVKLEDMFIDIGAKDREDAGNLGIEIGTAVSIDREFVSLANGKVTSKAFDNRAGVVILIEVMKQLHKRKIEANVYAVGTVQEEVGLKGAKTCAFGLCPNVALALDTTIPGDHPGINKTDSAMELGKGPVITVADASGRGLIAHPRVLRWLRETADANEIPYQLGVGSGGTTDATSIHLTKEGIPTGTVSIATRYIHSPVEVLDTADIETCVSLIVKAIENVKAYF, encoded by the coding sequence ATGGAAGAAAATATGGAAAAAGGCGGAAACCTTGAAGAAATAACATCTTTTCTCGAAAAATTCACAAACGCCCACGGAATTTCCGGCTTTGAAGATGACGTCAGGAAACTGCTTGAAAAAGAGCTTGAACCCTATGTTGACAGTATGCGGGAAGATACCATGGGGAACCTGATTGCTGTTAAAGAGGGAAATGGGCCTTCTATAATGTTGGCTGCCCATATGGACGAAATTGGGTTAATGGTCAGATATATCGATGATAACGGATTCCTGCGCTTTGTCGGGATTGGGGGATGGTTTAACCAGACTCTTCTGAACCAGAGAGTCGTAGTTCACGGCAAAAAGGGCGCTATATCTGGAGTTATAGGTTCCAAACCTCCACATGTGATGAAAGATGAGGATAGGAAAAAGCCCGTGAAACTTGAGGATATGTTTATCGATATAGGAGCAAAAGACAGGGAGGATGCCGGGAATCTAGGAATCGAGATAGGTACCGCAGTTTCAATTGATCGGGAATTTGTGTCCCTGGCAAACGGGAAGGTTACCTCAAAGGCTTTTGATAATCGCGCAGGAGTTGTGATTTTAATCGAAGTCATGAAACAGCTCCACAAACGCAAAATTGAAGCAAATGTTTATGCTGTGGGCACGGTTCAGGAAGAAGTGGGGCTCAAAGGAGCAAAAACGTGTGCTTTTGGGCTCTGTCCGAATGTCGCCCTTGCCCTTGACACCACTATCCCAGGAGATCATCCGGGGATCAACAAGACCGATTCCGCCATGGAACTCGGAAAAGGGCCTGTAATAACTGTGGCAGACGCTTCGGGAAGAGGTCTTATAGCCCATCCCCGGGTTCTCAGATGGCTTCGAGAAACTGCGGATGCAAATGAGATCCCGTATCAACTGGGGGTAGGTTCTGGTGGCACCACCGATGCTACGTCAATACACCTCACAAAAGAAGGTATCCCTACAGGTACGGTTAGCATAGCTACACGCTATATTCACTCTCCTGTAGAGGTTCTGGATACGGCAGATATAGAAACTTGTGTTTCCCTCATTGTAAAGGCAATAGAAAATGTAAAAGCGTACTTCTAA